A DNA window from Mesorhizobium sp. C432A contains the following coding sequences:
- the ybgF gene encoding tol-pal system protein YbgF, which yields MHFRSVLSGTLALLLVSGFAASASGTGQPADSGFSFHLPTLGIFGKKEKPEQQQIAQQQDGTAAAGLEDQLRQMNGKLEELNFQILQMQEQMRKQQEDNEFRFQQLEGGSSGQPPAQKKSEAAPQDGGAGTGVAEAPADQAPADAGAQPDGGQSVGEVIVESQTGDPGKVINGTPPKTFGTITVDKNGNVIDAGGNTQAAAPAEGAAPAAEAPAAGAKTGKSDGTVVAALPATNNPEEIYRNSYQFILSGDYSTAEQGFRDHIARFPKDAKAADAHYWLGESLLGQQKYHDAAEVFLSASKDYPKAKKAPDMLLKLGVSLVGLKQKDVACATFGEIGKRYPDISAALKERVKQERALAAC from the coding sequence ATGCATTTCAGATCGGTCTTGAGCGGCACGCTTGCGCTGCTGCTCGTATCAGGCTTCGCGGCTTCTGCGAGCGGCACCGGACAACCCGCGGATAGCGGCTTTTCCTTCCATCTGCCGACGCTCGGCATTTTCGGCAAGAAGGAGAAGCCGGAGCAGCAACAGATCGCGCAGCAGCAGGACGGCACCGCCGCCGCGGGGCTGGAAGATCAGCTCCGGCAGATGAACGGCAAGCTCGAGGAACTCAACTTCCAGATCCTGCAGATGCAGGAGCAGATGCGCAAGCAGCAGGAAGACAACGAGTTCCGCTTCCAGCAGTTGGAAGGCGGCTCCAGCGGGCAGCCGCCGGCCCAGAAGAAATCGGAGGCCGCGCCGCAGGACGGTGGCGCGGGCACCGGCGTCGCCGAGGCCCCGGCAGACCAGGCGCCGGCCGATGCCGGCGCGCAGCCGGATGGCGGCCAGAGCGTCGGCGAGGTCATCGTCGAATCGCAGACCGGCGATCCCGGCAAGGTGATCAACGGCACGCCGCCCAAGACCTTCGGCACCATTACCGTCGACAAGAACGGCAATGTAATCGACGCCGGCGGCAACACGCAGGCAGCGGCGCCGGCGGAAGGTGCGGCTCCCGCCGCCGAGGCGCCGGCTGCCGGGGCTAAGACCGGCAAGTCGGACGGCACGGTGGTGGCGGCGCTGCCTGCCACCAACAACCCGGAAGAGATCTACCGCAACTCCTACCAGTTCATCCTGTCGGGCGACTACAGCACCGCCGAGCAGGGTTTTCGCGACCACATCGCCCGCTTCCCGAAGGACGCCAAGGCGGCGGACGCGCATTACTGGCTTGGCGAATCGCTGCTTGGCCAGCAGAAGTATCATGACGCTGCCGAGGTTTTCCTCTCCGCCAGCAAGGACTATCCGAAGGCCAAGAAGGCGCCTGACATGCTCCTGAAGCTTGGCGTGTCGCTGGTCGGCCTCAAGCAGAAGGATGTCGCCTGCGCCACCTTCGGCGAGATCGGCAAGCGCTATCCCGATATTTCGGCCGCGCTCAAGGAACGCGTCAAGCAGGAGAGGGCGCTGGCGGCGTGCTAG
- a CDS encoding helix-turn-helix domain-containing protein yields MGKKQPDSCGLGPALEVISGKWKALLLWQIHKAPARFGELKRLVPDISEKMLIQQLREMEADGIVHREIFPEVPPRVEYSITEFGIELDNALIPLARWGKQHAGRTDGVRPGKANASVPHAL; encoded by the coding sequence CAGATAGTTGCGGATTGGGGCCGGCGCTGGAGGTCATCAGCGGCAAATGGAAGGCGCTACTGCTCTGGCAGATTCACAAGGCGCCGGCACGATTCGGTGAGCTGAAGCGGCTGGTGCCTGACATCAGCGAAAAGATGCTGATCCAACAGCTGCGCGAAATGGAGGCCGACGGCATCGTCCATCGCGAAATCTTTCCCGAGGTGCCGCCGAGGGTCGAATACTCGATTACCGAATTCGGCATCGAGCTGGACAATGCCCTGATCCCGCTGGCCAGATGGGGCAAGCAACATGCTGGCCGGACTGACGGTGTGCGCCCCGGCAAAGCAAATGCATCCGTCCCGCATGCTCTTTGA
- a CDS encoding TonB family protein, with translation MKTGLTTSVILHTVALAFGLFTLSAPAALPSTDVESIAVDIVHMEAIAQTLQGDKKAVMHEKPAPMPTKRPDIVPDAQKIGENSVDTDKPVTDEPKPKPVEKTATAAPAPTPTEKPKTEDTPKPKEAPKPTPATEVAPEPQPKEEVKPEPVKQVEPKPTPVKEPAPTPQPDTTAAIEPKPRVKPDAVAEAISDQQPLEEAQLPTSAPAPEARPKPQPAQAESAKAPDRKDTDKPVKEASSKPKSDDKQFNEADIKALLDKQKPSGGGAKRSTQQASLGGDKDQGQKLSKSEQGALEEQLGGCWTLPVGLEGSEDFTVVIRFSLDASGKLEGRPTVEKSSGNPQFDSSAVRAVQKCDVVGLQVPAGKHDIWSDVRVNFDPRAMLGL, from the coding sequence ATGAAGACCGGCCTCACCACATCGGTGATACTGCATACGGTGGCACTGGCTTTCGGCCTGTTCACCCTGTCGGCGCCGGCCGCGCTGCCGTCCACGGATGTGGAGTCGATAGCGGTCGACATCGTTCACATGGAAGCCATTGCGCAGACGCTGCAGGGCGACAAGAAGGCGGTGATGCACGAAAAGCCGGCGCCGATGCCGACCAAGCGTCCCGACATCGTGCCAGATGCACAGAAAATCGGCGAGAACAGCGTTGATACCGACAAGCCGGTGACGGACGAGCCCAAGCCGAAGCCGGTGGAGAAAACAGCGACGGCTGCTCCGGCGCCGACCCCGACCGAAAAGCCGAAGACCGAGGACACGCCGAAGCCAAAGGAAGCGCCGAAGCCGACACCTGCGACGGAGGTGGCGCCGGAGCCGCAGCCGAAGGAAGAGGTCAAGCCCGAGCCGGTGAAGCAGGTTGAACCGAAGCCGACCCCGGTGAAGGAGCCTGCACCAACACCGCAGCCGGACACGACCGCCGCCATAGAGCCGAAGCCACGCGTGAAGCCCGATGCGGTCGCCGAAGCCATATCGGATCAGCAGCCTCTGGAAGAAGCGCAGCTTCCGACTTCCGCTCCTGCTCCCGAAGCACGGCCGAAGCCGCAGCCGGCGCAGGCCGAAAGCGCGAAGGCTCCGGACCGCAAGGACACCGACAAGCCGGTCAAGGAAGCCTCGTCGAAGCCGAAGTCGGATGACAAGCAGTTCAATGAGGCTGACATCAAGGCTTTGCTCGACAAGCAGAAGCCATCCGGCGGCGGCGCCAAGCGCTCGACCCAGCAGGCATCGCTAGGCGGCGACAAGGATCAAGGCCAGAAGCTGTCGAAGTCCGAGCAAGGGGCATTGGAAGAACAGCTCGGTGGCTGCTGGACCCTCCCGGTTGGGCTTGAGGGTTCTGAGGATTTCACCGTGGTGATCCGTTTCAGCCTGGATGCCTCCGGCAAGCTGGAGGGCCGTCCGACCGTCGAGAAGTCCAGCGGCAACCCCCAATTCGACAGCAGCGCGGTTCGCGCTGTGCAGAAATGCGATGTCGTCGGCCTGCAGGTGCCCGCCGGAAAGCATGACATTTGGTCCGACGTTCGCGTCAACTTCGATCCCAGAGCGATGCTTGGCCTGTAG
- the pal gene encoding peptidoglycan-associated lipoprotein Pal has translation MGRIAALTRNPAMIALIAMLAITGCASKKTPNSAEELGLNGAGAATPGSAKDFTVNIGDRIFFDTDSTAIRADAQTTLSRQAQWLNQYKQYAIVVEGHADERGTREYNLALGARRAAATRDFLVARGVSASRLKTISYGKERPVAVCDDISCWSQNRRAVTTLSGAGS, from the coding sequence ATGGGCCGTATCGCAGCACTTACCAGAAACCCGGCGATGATCGCCCTGATCGCAATGCTCGCCATCACCGGTTGCGCCTCGAAGAAAACCCCGAACAGCGCTGAAGAGCTCGGCCTCAACGGCGCGGGTGCGGCAACGCCCGGCTCGGCGAAGGACTTCACCGTCAACATTGGCGACCGCATCTTCTTCGACACGGACTCGACCGCGATCCGCGCCGATGCGCAGACGACGCTGTCGCGCCAGGCGCAGTGGCTCAACCAGTACAAGCAGTACGCCATCGTCGTCGAAGGCCATGCCGACGAACGCGGCACGCGTGAATACAATCTGGCTCTCGGCGCCCGCCGCGCCGCCGCCACCCGCGACTTCCTGGTCGCCAGGGGCGTTTCGGCGAGCCGCCTGAAGACCATTTCCTACGGCAAGGAACGTCCGGTCGCGGTCTGCGACGACATCTCCTGCTGGTCGCAGAATCGCCGCGCCGTCACCACGCTCTCCGGCGCCGGCTCCTGA
- the ftsH gene encoding ATP-dependent zinc metalloprotease FtsH, with amino-acid sequence MNPNYRNLALWAIIAVLLIALFNLFQTPQTRGASTDVPYSQFLQEVAAGRVKTVVIAGARITGTYADNANGFQTYSPGDPQLVSRLQDKNVTINARPESDGSNSLFSYLISYLPMILILGVWIFFMRQMQSGSGRAMGFGKSKAKLLTEAHGRVTFQDVAGVDEAKEDLEEIVEFLRDPQKFQRLGGKIPRGVLLVGPPGTGKTLLARSVAGEANVPFFTISGSDFVEMFVGVGASRVRDMFDQAKKNAPCIIFIDEIDAVGRHRGAGLGGGNDEREQTLNQLLVEMDGFESNESIILIAATNRPDVLDPALLRPGRFDRQVVVPNPDIVGREKILKVHVRNVPLAPNVDLKVIARGTPGFSGADLMNLVNESALMAARRNKRLVTMAEFEDAKDKIMMGAERRSSAMTQAEKELTAYHEAGHAILALNVPSADPLHKATIIPRGRALGMVMQLPEGDRYSMSYKYMISRLAIMMGGRVAEEFKFGKENITSGASSDIEQATKLARAMVTRWGFSDKLGHVAYGDNQEEVFLGHSVARTQNVSEETAQIIDAEVRRLIDEAYVTAKSILTKKKKEWIALAQGLLEYETLSGEEIKQLIAGQKPARDLGDDTPTSRGSAVPKSGRRKKGPEPEGGMEPQPSS; translated from the coding sequence ATGAATCCGAATTATCGCAATCTCGCGCTCTGGGCGATCATAGCGGTCCTGCTCATTGCTCTCTTCAATCTGTTCCAGACGCCGCAGACTCGCGGGGCCTCGACCGACGTTCCCTATTCGCAGTTCCTGCAAGAGGTCGCGGCCGGCCGGGTCAAGACGGTGGTCATCGCCGGCGCCCGCATCACGGGCACCTACGCCGACAACGCCAATGGCTTCCAGACCTATTCGCCTGGCGATCCGCAGCTGGTCTCGCGGCTGCAGGACAAGAACGTCACCATCAATGCGCGGCCTGAGTCGGACGGTTCCAACTCGCTGTTCAGCTATCTGATCTCCTACCTGCCGATGATCCTGATCCTGGGCGTGTGGATATTCTTCATGCGCCAGATGCAGTCCGGCTCCGGCCGCGCCATGGGTTTCGGCAAGTCGAAGGCCAAGCTTCTCACTGAGGCGCATGGCCGCGTCACCTTCCAGGATGTCGCCGGCGTCGACGAGGCCAAGGAAGATCTGGAAGAGATCGTCGAGTTCCTGCGCGATCCGCAGAAGTTCCAGCGCCTCGGCGGCAAGATCCCGCGCGGCGTGCTTCTGGTCGGACCTCCCGGCACCGGCAAGACGCTGCTCGCCCGCTCCGTCGCCGGCGAAGCCAATGTGCCGTTCTTCACCATCTCCGGTTCGGACTTCGTCGAGATGTTCGTCGGCGTCGGCGCAAGCCGTGTGCGCGACATGTTCGACCAGGCCAAGAAGAATGCTCCCTGCATCATCTTCATCGACGAAATCGACGCTGTCGGCCGCCATCGCGGCGCCGGCCTCGGCGGTGGCAATGATGAGCGCGAACAGACGCTGAACCAGCTGCTGGTCGAGATGGACGGCTTCGAGTCCAACGAGAGCATCATCCTGATCGCCGCCACCAACCGGCCCGACGTGCTCGACCCGGCGCTGCTGCGTCCGGGCCGTTTCGACCGCCAGGTGGTGGTGCCGAACCCCGACATCGTCGGTCGTGAGAAGATCCTCAAGGTGCATGTGCGCAACGTGCCGCTGGCGCCGAATGTCGACCTCAAGGTGATCGCACGCGGCACGCCGGGCTTCTCGGGCGCCGACCTGATGAACCTGGTCAATGAATCCGCTCTGATGGCGGCGCGCCGCAACAAGCGCCTTGTCACCATGGCCGAGTTCGAGGACGCCAAGGACAAGATCATGATGGGCGCCGAGCGCCGCTCGTCGGCCATGACCCAGGCCGAAAAGGAGCTCACGGCCTATCACGAGGCCGGCCATGCCATCCTGGCGCTCAACGTGCCGTCGGCCGATCCGCTGCACAAGGCGACCATCATCCCGCGCGGCCGCGCGCTCGGCATGGTCATGCAACTGCCGGAAGGCGACCGCTATTCGATGAGCTACAAATACATGATCTCACGGCTCGCCATCATGATGGGTGGCCGCGTCGCCGAGGAGTTCAAGTTCGGCAAGGAGAACATCACCTCGGGCGCCTCCTCGGACATCGAGCAGGCGACCAAACTGGCGCGCGCCATGGTCACGCGCTGGGGCTTCTCCGACAAGCTCGGCCATGTCGCCTATGGCGACAACCAGGAAGAGGTTTTCCTCGGCCATTCGGTGGCGCGCACGCAGAACGTCTCGGAAGAGACCGCGCAGATCATCGACGCCGAAGTGCGCAGGCTGATCGACGAGGCCTATGTCACGGCCAAGTCCATTCTGACCAAGAAGAAGAAGGAATGGATCGCTCTGGCGCAGGGCCTGCTCGAATACGAGACGCTTTCGGGCGAAGAGATCAAGCAGCTGATCGCCGGGCAGAAGCCCGCGCGAGATTTGGGGGATGACACCCCCACAAGCCGCGGCTCGGCTGTGCCGAAGTCCGGCCGCCGCAAGAAGGGTCCCGAGCCCGAAGGCGGCATGGAGCCTCAGCCGTCGAGCTGA
- the tolB gene encoding Tol-Pal system beta propeller repeat protein TolB, translating into MKSILKPLLMVAAMAMGMNAVVTLPARATLELNVNKGNVEPMPIAIPDFQGGLGAQISEIVTADLKRSGLFAPIDKNAFIEKIANPDAQPRFDDWKVINAQALVTGSVSKEADGRIRAQYRLWDIFGNQQIAGEQFFANDANQRRVAHIIADAIYEKLTGEKGYFDTRVVFIDESGAKNARKKRLAIMDQDGANVRYLSDGRSIVLTPRFSPNRQEITYMSYESGQPRVYLLQIETGQRELVGNFPGMTFAPRFSPDGQKVIMSLLRDDGNSNIFAMDLRSRSTTRLTNSTAIDTSPSYSPDGSKVVFTSDRGGRAQIYVMGADGSGQTRISFGDGVYSTPVWSPRGDLVAFTKQTGGEFQIGVMKTDGSGERILSSGFQQEGPTWAPNGRVLMFFRDSAGGPKLVSVDLTGRNEQSIPTANFASDPAWSPLLE; encoded by the coding sequence ATGAAATCCATCCTCAAGCCGCTCCTGATGGTCGCCGCGATGGCGATGGGCATGAACGCCGTCGTCACCTTGCCTGCTCGAGCAACCCTCGAGCTCAACGTCAACAAAGGCAATGTCGAACCGATGCCGATCGCCATCCCAGATTTCCAGGGAGGGCTCGGCGCGCAGATTTCCGAGATCGTCACCGCCGACCTGAAGCGCTCCGGTCTCTTCGCACCGATAGACAAGAACGCCTTCATCGAGAAGATCGCCAATCCGGATGCGCAGCCCCGTTTCGACGACTGGAAGGTGATCAATGCGCAGGCGCTGGTCACCGGCAGCGTGAGCAAGGAGGCGGACGGCCGAATCCGCGCCCAGTACCGACTATGGGATATTTTTGGCAACCAGCAGATAGCCGGGGAGCAGTTTTTCGCCAACGACGCAAATCAACGCCGTGTCGCCCACATCATCGCCGATGCGATCTATGAGAAGCTCACCGGCGAGAAGGGCTATTTCGACACACGCGTCGTCTTCATCGACGAATCCGGCGCCAAGAATGCGCGTAAGAAGCGGCTCGCCATCATGGACCAGGACGGCGCCAATGTGCGCTATCTCTCCGATGGCCGCTCGATCGTGCTGACGCCGCGTTTCTCGCCGAATCGGCAGGAAATCACTTACATGTCGTATGAAAGCGGCCAGCCGCGGGTCTATCTGCTGCAGATCGAGACCGGACAGCGCGAACTGGTCGGCAACTTTCCCGGCATGACCTTTGCGCCGCGCTTCTCGCCCGACGGCCAGAAGGTGATCATGAGCCTGCTGCGCGATGACGGCAATTCCAACATCTTCGCCATGGACCTGCGAAGCCGCTCGACCACCCGGCTGACCAACTCGACCGCCATCGACACCTCGCCCTCTTATTCGCCCGACGGCAGCAAGGTGGTATTCACTTCCGATCGTGGCGGCCGTGCGCAGATTTATGTGATGGGCGCCGACGGCTCGGGCCAGACCCGCATTTCGTTCGGCGACGGCGTCTATTCGACGCCGGTGTGGTCGCCGCGCGGCGACCTCGTCGCCTTCACCAAGCAGACCGGCGGCGAATTCCAGATCGGCGTCATGAAGACCGACGGTTCGGGCGAGCGCATCCTCTCCTCGGGCTTCCAGCAGGAGGGACCGACCTGGGCGCCCAACGGCCGCGTGCTGATGTTCTTCCGCGACTCCGCCGGCGGCCCAAAACTGGTTTCCGTCGATCTCACCGGCCGCAACGAACAGTCGATCCCGACCGCGAATTTCGCGTCGGATCCCGCCTGGTCGCCGCTGCTGGAGTAG
- the tilS gene encoding tRNA lysidine(34) synthetase TilS: protein MLDTEPDLSNFSQIDFTNGALAAVSGGSDSTALLLLLKAHLDRSAPTARLLAVTIDHGLRPEAAAEARSVAKLCAERGIAHRALNWSGAKPSAGLPAAAREARYRLLAEAAQAQGIGVIVTGHTADDQAETVLMRAARNDGRELAGRGLAGMAPATLYDWRIWIARPLLGARRAALRAFLQREHVGWAEDPTNIDTNFERPRIRAVLGEDRSRQRFAEAIGLARRAAGEREQLGRRAAALIGEFASRPARGLIRLDPGLAEADDTRAAVYALRVLLAATGGTALLPDQARSEALFEQMRAGRLCATLSRAVVDIRRNGIFLRRESRDLPRSAPVAGALLWDGRRRITPHIEAGAITLDDSPGAWLIAPLGAAAAAKTPIAGDGAPPSLVRAALAAEPALWRGGECRGFAGDVAAAPAIAVSPVVAPFARFLPCFDLVLAQAVAELIGAPPVPACPLAATVPVDHGAKA from the coding sequence ATGCTCGATACCGAGCCTGACCTTTCGAATTTTTCGCAGATCGACTTTACCAACGGCGCGCTTGCGGCCGTGTCCGGCGGCAGCGACTCGACCGCCCTCCTTCTTCTCCTCAAGGCTCACCTCGACCGCAGCGCCCCGACAGCCCGGCTGCTGGCGGTGACGATCGACCACGGCCTGCGTCCGGAAGCAGCAGCCGAAGCGCGCAGCGTGGCAAAGCTTTGTGCCGAGCGCGGCATCGCGCACCGGGCGCTCAACTGGTCCGGCGCCAAGCCGTCGGCCGGCCTGCCCGCGGCGGCGCGCGAGGCGCGCTACCGGTTGCTGGCCGAGGCAGCGCAGGCGCAAGGCATTGGTGTGATCGTGACCGGCCACACCGCCGACGACCAGGCCGAGACCGTCCTGATGCGAGCCGCGCGGAATGACGGGCGAGAGCTTGCAGGCCGAGGTCTCGCCGGCATGGCGCCTGCCACCCTCTATGACTGGCGGATCTGGATCGCGCGGCCGCTGCTCGGCGCTCGGCGCGCGGCGTTGCGCGCCTTCCTGCAGCGCGAACATGTCGGCTGGGCGGAGGATCCGACCAACATCGACACGAATTTCGAACGCCCGCGCATCCGGGCCGTGCTCGGCGAAGACCGGAGCAGGCAGCGTTTTGCCGAAGCGATCGGCCTGGCCAGGCGGGCCGCCGGCGAGCGCGAACAACTCGGTCGCCGCGCCGCCGCCCTGATCGGTGAATTTGCCAGCCGGCCGGCGAGGGGTCTCATCCGTCTCGATCCCGGTCTTGCCGAAGCTGACGACACGCGAGCCGCGGTCTATGCGCTGCGTGTCCTGCTGGCGGCGACGGGCGGCACCGCCTTGTTGCCGGACCAGGCGCGCAGCGAAGCGCTGTTCGAGCAAATGCGGGCCGGTCGGCTTTGCGCCACATTGTCGCGGGCGGTCGTCGATATCAGGCGAAACGGCATCTTCCTGCGCCGTGAATCGCGCGACCTGCCGCGTTCCGCGCCGGTAGCTGGCGCTCTGCTTTGGGACGGTCGCCGGCGGATCACGCCACACATCGAAGCCGGGGCGATCACATTGGACGACAGTCCGGGTGCATGGTTGATCGCGCCGCTTGGCGCCGCTGCCGCCGCCAAAACGCCGATTGCCGGGGATGGCGCGCCGCCAAGCCTTGTGCGCGCCGCCCTGGCTGCGGAACCGGCGCTGTGGCGCGGCGGCGAATGCCGTGGTTTTGCAGGGGATGTAGCGGCGGCGCCGGCAATCGCCGTCAGCCCGGTCGTTGCGCCCTTTGCCCGTTTCCTGCCGTGCTTCGATCTGGTGTTGGCGCAGGCCGTGGCCGAGTTGATCGGCGCACCGCCTGTCCCGGCTTGCCCTTTGGCCGCCACAGTGCCGGTTGATCATGGCGCGAAAGCTTAA